From Rhodopseudomonas palustris, a single genomic window includes:
- the prfA gene encoding peptide chain release factor 1 yields MSSLPEAKLDVLLAHHAALEAQLMAQVGAEDYVRITRELSELNPLVEAVKSYRQVRDELGEIDELLEDPATEPEMRAMAEAERDALDAHRDELIQQIRIALLPKDAMDERNVMLEIRAGTGGDEASLFAGDLFRMYEKFAALQGWSVEVISASEGTVGGFKEIIAEVKGRGAFAKLKFESGVHRVQRVPDTETQGRIHTSAATVAVLPEVEDVDVDIKQEDLRIETMRAQGAGGQHVNKTESAIRITHLPTGIVVMMQDSRSQHKNRASAMNILRSRIYDAERQRVDAARSAERKEKVGSGDRSERIRTYNFPQGRVTDHRINLTLYKLPQVIAGEALGELIDALTTEHQAAQLAEQGAAA; encoded by the coding sequence ATCACCCGCGAATTGTCCGAGCTCAATCCACTGGTCGAGGCGGTGAAGAGCTATCGCCAGGTCCGCGACGAGCTCGGCGAGATCGACGAATTGCTGGAAGACCCGGCGACCGAACCGGAGATGCGGGCGATGGCCGAGGCCGAGCGCGACGCGCTCGACGCCCACCGCGACGAACTGATTCAGCAAATCCGCATCGCGCTGTTGCCGAAGGATGCGATGGACGAGCGCAACGTGATGCTGGAAATCCGCGCCGGCACCGGCGGCGACGAGGCCTCGCTGTTCGCCGGCGACCTGTTCCGGATGTACGAAAAGTTCGCCGCGCTTCAGGGCTGGAGCGTCGAAGTGATCTCGGCCAGCGAAGGCACTGTCGGCGGCTTCAAGGAAATCATCGCCGAGGTGAAGGGCCGCGGTGCGTTCGCCAAGCTCAAATTCGAATCGGGCGTGCACCGCGTGCAGCGCGTGCCCGATACCGAGACCCAGGGGCGCATTCACACCTCCGCCGCGACCGTCGCGGTGCTGCCGGAGGTCGAGGACGTCGACGTGGACATCAAGCAGGAAGACCTGCGGATCGAGACGATGCGGGCACAGGGCGCCGGTGGTCAGCACGTCAACAAGACCGAGTCGGCGATCCGCATCACCCATCTGCCGACCGGCATCGTGGTGATGATGCAGGACAGCCGATCCCAGCACAAGAACCGCGCCTCGGCGATGAACATCCTGCGGTCGCGGATCTACGACGCCGAGAGACAGCGCGTCGATGCGGCGCGCTCGGCCGAGCGCAAAGAAAAGGTTGGCTCCGGCGATCGCTCCGAACGGATCCGGACCTACAATTTCCCGCAGGGCCGCGTTACCGATCACCGCATCAATCTGACACTCTACAAGCTGCCGCAAGTGATCGCCGGCGAAGCCCTTGGCGAACTGATCGACGCGCTCACCACCGAGCACCAGGCGGCGCAGCTCGCCGAGCAGGGCGCCGCGGCGTGA
- the prmC gene encoding peptide chain release factor N(5)-glutamine methyltransferase → MSDAPTITSARRRLARQFQDAALEFAALDARLLVGEVTGLDLTGLLVQAERPLTKDESERLRTFAARRLAGEPVARILGVREFWGLPFELSADTLVPRPDTETVVDAALAVLGERDAPAPRILDIGTGSGAILLALLSELPGAGGVATDISLGALRTARRNAERLGLAGRARFVACDYASALRGPFDLIVSNPPYIPVTEIAELDREVREHDPRRALDGGADGLDAYRKIIPESAGLLQPDGALVVEIGQGQETDVSALMQAAGLTVSDPFRADLSGIFRAVTGRLAPR, encoded by the coding sequence GTGAGCGACGCACCGACGATCACATCCGCGCGTCGTCGTCTGGCCCGGCAGTTTCAGGATGCGGCGTTGGAATTCGCCGCGCTCGACGCCCGGCTGCTGGTCGGCGAGGTCACCGGTCTCGATCTCACAGGGCTCCTCGTCCAGGCCGAGCGACCGCTGACGAAGGACGAAAGCGAGCGGCTGCGGACGTTCGCGGCGCGGCGGCTCGCCGGCGAGCCGGTGGCGCGCATCCTCGGGGTGCGTGAGTTCTGGGGACTGCCGTTCGAGCTGTCCGCCGACACGCTGGTGCCGCGGCCGGATACCGAGACAGTGGTCGATGCGGCGCTCGCCGTCCTGGGCGAGCGCGATGCGCCGGCTCCGCGGATTCTCGACATCGGCACCGGCAGCGGTGCGATCCTGCTGGCGCTGTTGTCCGAGCTGCCCGGCGCGGGCGGCGTCGCCACCGATATCAGCCTCGGCGCACTACGCACCGCGCGCCGGAACGCGGAGCGTCTCGGGCTCGCCGGCCGTGCCCGCTTCGTCGCTTGCGACTACGCTTCGGCGCTGCGTGGCCCGTTCGACCTGATCGTCTCCAACCCGCCTTATATTCCAGTTACTGAGATTGCGGAGCTTGACCGCGAGGTTCGCGAGCACGATCCGCGCCGAGCGCTCGACGGCGGTGCCGATGGGCTGGACGCCTACCGGAAAATTATCCCCGAATCGGCCGGGTTGCTGCAACCAGACGGTGCGTTGGTGGTTGAAATCGGACAGGGCCAGGAGACCGATGTGAGTGCCCTGATGCAGGCTGCCGGGTTAACCGTATCCGACCCGTTCCGGGCTGATTTGTCAGGGATTTTCCGGGCGGTGACAGGGCGGCTCGCGCCCCGGTGA